In one window of Episyrphus balteatus chromosome 3, idEpiBalt1.1, whole genome shotgun sequence DNA:
- the LOC129913491 gene encoding rho GTPase-activating protein 100F isoform X1: MQWKKKFTRLKAATGHSRARRMLCCGRRKENGRSVPDVTASPGRAPPGPLPSNQMQQMGGQQQPRQQGVKEPVLLQGDFRKVSGISSEIFRQIEAVENDHDPNTAAALEAVERRGEMIVRILEPRSIGGKHAVEAAHKLMAKGDARHTVQLVEIVKRPGQTLGLYIREGNGADRTDGVFISRIALESAVYNSGCLRVGDEILAVNLVDVTHMSLDDVVIIMSIPRRLVLAIRQRRGARGTSSPGPPTLSRPEQKPPPVVVIKRDLRDEDLDDADRMPRSRSSRERRTGDGREMTESRSRLGLGLNNYSPQSEQLDLYYNTRANVMQEPPSWGYKPPPPPSVITEQPKSHSFAPSSAYYQNAGTLESLAEKVHSFYPGPSRRMSAGAGVTLAQQHARFPRSGSDQHLPRVEYSDYSSSLGRHSLLRSSLKPGALTSAGGTLGRYGRYEPQSRSSKYGVPPSAASQSLTRRSRPSIDYSSDTEATIGQRPSYYYYNRPAIGSIPRGTTTGILGGNVAPDLAKFNSLPRERPGVRMSGIRPRISDRIMDDADGNLSAPEFTGRRDMRERDLRSRITASPSIFTSDEYRAWLRRAPSSSAIAEQMRLTRDLLSQPRSHRFSCSAENIHDALKNTESIYSSRTGVLTGTLDRHLGMPRPISSLPVRSMSSQHIGGPSSIRSPSIRRMRQLLELSTGPASPSGSILSGGGHQSPAPTPSATLPRSHRQIDINPAEFAKYKLDKPIMDVGGVSGMLWIHLLAGRGLRTAPEINQPGAPQAQSRDLYCVLECDRVHKARTVVRSGDLQFDWDESFELDLVCNKQLDVLVYSWDPQHRHKLCYRGAISLASLLRQSPLHQLALKVEPRGTIYIRLRHTDPITLYKRRGLPSLRAGYPQLFGADLETVVSRESKGAPGSAPVPIVLRRCVEEVERRGLDIIGLYRLCGSATKKRLLREAFERNSRAVELSPEHVPDINVITGVLKDYLRELPEPLFTRCLFQMTVDALAVCLPDDPEGNAKLMLSILDCLPRANRATLVFLLDHLSLVVSASERNKMSAQALATVMGPPLMLHSSSAPPGSDIDHAQPIAVLKYLLQIWPQPQIGGSGMGSLSAVGVSAIVGPSSGRRGESTGQRGSKVNVLQADKHQLQQASLRPSISVTNILSQGQHHLSATASTHLYQSVVGQLAQSPRALQQAVQQPHQLAVSAGSAIQDQSQLPLPGTPSPGSSSASTGSGSGSGSGTDTIKRGASPASVKHVKIYESPSSYSISKNESQKTLTATTTTTPQTTSTKESNIDKTKSNVGNNGIHGPKSTSYSTTSSTAATTNNAPTSYSSSTSSSALETSYTPSSALSSARHKSSATSSSSSSATTVVGAGSTTSGATTSSDDSDDLISYKSSASTNALLAQSQAMTTTQLMSKYLKREPRVTFTPIKSPTTPSPPSGSSTVPSQDKTSTGDKTDSSGFYSTRGSYQLSSSLKTTSGGDDSTGLASKYHSPSSPSSASGLTSYSGTKYGYTSASDSVSPSSSSTYSKASSPSKPTSSALNNLSSSGSGTASSTSSSTSLGRSYLYQTSDTPPKTSSNNYSSNLVSKQQQQQQYTASPDRNQYQQQVSSSASGIPSYSSSNVFSSNGSNALLYGTLPKHTPGSNGGGGNGGGSGNGSNSSSTAAMLSSTTSSYLSDSIGTTASSSGVSSMAGSASSYDFYTNPSNTRAFGSSSAAATGNGGSSGNYHTLGSYRVQYSSTNPFLEAFDPAPSATTTASSSSSTSVSHHSHASNNDRSSIMLSNFHSDSKNGDEYDDLK, from the exons gaaaatgGAAGATCAGTTCCTGATGTTACAGCTAGCCCGGGCCGAGCTCCACCTGGGCCGTTGCCATCAAATCAAATGCAACAAATGGGAGGACAACAACAACCGCGACAGCAAGGTGTCAAAGAGCCCGTTCTATTACAAGGTGACTTCCGCAAGGTGTCAGGAATTAGTTCGGAAATATTCCGGCAGATAGAAGCGGTTGAGAATGATCATGATCCAAATACAGCTGCAGCATTGGAA gcCGTTGAGAGGCGTGGTGAGATGATAGTTAGAATTTTAGAACCCCGTAGTATCGGTGGCAAGCATGCCGTCGAAGCTGCTCATAAACTTATGGCAAAGGGTGATGCGAGACATACGGTTCAG ctgGTAGAAATAGTTAAAAGACCTGGCCAAACTCTAGGTCTTTATATACGTGAAGGAAATGGCGCTGATCGAACTGATGGTGTTTTTATATCTCGAATAGCATTGGAATCAGCCGTTTATAATAGTGGATGTCTCAGG GTGGGTGATGAAATATTAGCAGTAAATTTAGTTGATGTGACGCACATGTCCCTGGATGATGTTGTTATTATCATGTCCATTCCACGACGTTTGGTGCTGGCCATTCGACAACGACGTGGTGCTCGTGGTACCAGTTCACCTGGCCCACCAACCCTCTCCCGACCCGAACAAAAGCCACCGCCAGTTGTTGTCATTAAACGCGACCTCAGAGACGAAGACTTAGATGATGCGGATCGCATGCCACGCTCCCGGTCATCACGTGAAAGACGTACAG GTGATGGCAGAGAAATGACAGAGTCACGTTCAAGACTCGGCTTGGGTTTGAATAATTACAGTCCTCAAAGTGAACAACTGGACTTATACTACAACACACGGGCAAATGTTATGCAAGAACCACCCAGTTGGGGCTATAAGCCCCCACCACCACCGTCAGTCATCACCGAACAACCCAAGTCTCATTCATTTGCCCCATCATCAGCCTACTATCAAAATGCTGGCACTTTAGAAAGCCTCGCTGAAAAGGTACACTCCTTCTATCCAGGTCCCTCACGCCGCATGTCAGCCGGAGCCGGAGTCACCCTAGCTCAACAGCATGCCCGTTTTCCACGCAGTGGGTCGGATCAACATCTGCCGCGGGTCGAGTACTCGGATTATTCATCCTCATTGGGTAGGCATTCCTTGCTTAGATCTAGTCTTAAGCCAGGTGCACTTACATCAGCTGGTGGTACCCTAGGTCGCTATGGACGTTATGAACCGCAGTCACGAAGCTCCAAATACGGTGTACCACCCAGTGCTGCCTCGCAGTCGCTTACTCGCAGATCAAGACCATCTATCGACTACTCTAGTGATACAGAGGCAACGATCGGTCAGAGGCCTAGCTACTACTACTACAATCGGCCAGCTATTGGAAGTATACCACGTGGCACTACAACTGGCATACTGGGTGGTAATGTTGCTCCAGATTTGGCCAAATTCAATTCACTGCCCAGGGAACGTCCCGGAGTTCGTATGAGTGGTATAAGACCGCGTATCAGTGATAGAATAATGGACGATGCCGATGGTAATCTTTCTGCCCCGGAATTCACTGGTCGTCGGGATATGCGAGAAAGGGATCTACGAAGTAGGATTACAGCAAGTCCATCGATATTCACTTCGGATGAATATAGGGCTTGGTTGAGACGTGCTCCAAGCAGTTCGGCGATTGCGGAACAGATGCGCCTTACCAGAGACTTGCTTAGCCAACCACGAAGTCATAGGTTCTCCTGCAGTGCAGAAAATATCCATGATGCTTTGAAAAAT ACGGAGAGTATCTATAGCAGTCGAACGGGTGTCCTGACCGGAACTTTGGATCGCCATCTTGGAATGCCCCGACCCATATCTTCCTTGCCGGTTAGATCGATGTCCTCGCAACACATTGGCGGACCCTCGTCAATTCGATCGCCAAGCATTCGACGCATGAGACAACTGCTAGAACTTTCGACAGGCCCCGCCAGTCCAAGCGGAAGTATCCTAAGTGGGGGTGGCCATCAGAGTCCAGCTCCAACTCCAAGCGCAACACTGCCCCGATCACACCGACAGATCGATATAAATCCAGCCGAGTTTGCAAAATACAAACTCGACAAGCCCATCATGGATGTGGGCGGTGTATCGGGTATGCTTTGGATCCATCTTCTCGCTGGACGTGGTTTGCGAACTGCCCCAGAAATCAACCAACCTGGAGCTCCACAAGCACAGAGTCGTGATCTGTATTGTGTTCTGGAGTGTGATCGTGTGCATAAAGCTAGAACGGTCGTCCGATCTGGCGATCTTCAGTTCGATTGGGATGAGTCCTTTGAATTGGACTTGGTGTGCAATAAGCAATTGGATGTGCTCGTCTATTCGTGGGATCCCCAACACAGGCATAAACTTTGTTATCGTGGTGCTATTTCTTTGGCATCTCTCCTGCGACAGTCTCCATTGCATCAGTTGGCTCTGAAAGTTGAACCCCGTGGAACGATTTATATTCGTCTGAGGCATACAGACCCTATTACTCTGTACAAGCGTAGGGGCTTACCAAGTCTTCGGGCTGGCTATCCACAGCTATTCGGAGCTGATTTGGAAACTGTTGTAAGTCGGGAGTCAAAGGGAGCTCCTGGAAGTGCACCAGTTCCAATAGTCTTGCGCCGTTGTGTGGAAGAAGTGGAACGACGTGGTTTGGATATCATCGGATTGTACAGGCTGTGCGGATCAGCTACGAAAAAGAGGCTTCTGCGTGAAGCATTCGAAAGGAACAGTAGAGCAGTCGAATTAAGTCCGGAACATGTTCCTGACATCAATGTCATAACTGGTGTCTTGAAAGACTACCTAAGAGAGCTTCCGGAACCACTGTTCACCAGGTGTCTATTCCAAATGACTGTTGATGCTTTAG CTGTCTGCCTGCCTGATGATCCTGAAGGAAATGCGAAATTAATGCTTAGTATCCTGGATTGTCTACCACGGGCCAATCGG GCCACCCTTGTGTTCCTGCTGGACCATTTGTCATTAGTGGTGTCAGCTTCGGAGCGCAACAAGATGTCAGCTCAAGCCCTCGCCACCGTTATGGGTCCTCCTCTAATGCTTCACTCGTCTAGTGCCCCTCCAGGCTCCGATATTGATCATGCTCAGCCCATAGCCGTTCTGAAGTATCTCCTACAGATCTGGCCTCAACCGCAAATCGGTGGCAGTGGAATGGGTTCCCTGTCGGCTGTGGGAGTCTCGGCTATAGTCGGTCCATCCTCAG GTCGGCGCGGCGAGTCAACAGGGCAGCGTGGAAGCAAAGTCAATGTGTTGCAAGCGGACAAACACCAGCTACAGCAGGCCAGTCTTCGGCCATCCATTTCGGTAACCAACATACTATCCCAAGGCCAACATCATCTCTCAGCCACAGCCAGCACTCATCTGTATCAATCAGTAGTGGGTCAGTTAGCTCAATCGCCTCGAGCCTTGCAACAAGCGGTGCAACAG cCCCATCAATTGGCGGTCTCAGCGGGCTCAGCAATTCAAGACCAATCGCAACTGCCACTTCCAGGCACACCCTCCCCAGGCAGTAGTTCAGCATCGACAGGTTCAGGATCGGGTTCGGGATCAG GAACTGATACAATAAAACGTGGTGCATCACCAGCATCAGTTAAACATGTAAAAATATACGAATCTCCAAGCTCATACTCAATATCCAAAAATGAATCACAAAAAACTctaacagcaacaacaacaacaacaccacaAACAACATCAACTAAAGAAAGCAATATTGATAAAACGAAAAGCAACGTTGGCAACAATGGTATCCATGGACCAAAATCAACCTCATACAGCACCACGAGCAGCACCGCAGCTACCACCAACAACGCACCAACTTCTTATTCCTCTTCTACTTCTTCTTCTGCTTTGGAAACATCCTACACACCATCATCTGCACTCTCGTCAGCTCGCCACAAGTCATCTGCCACCTCATCTTCATCGTCTTCAGCTACAACTGTTGTCGGTGCTGGCTCAACAACCTCAGGAGCCACCACCTCGTCTGACGATTCCGACGATCTGATATCGTACAAATCCTCGGCATCGACAAACGCCCTCCTGGCACAATCTCAAGCCATGACAACAACTCAGCTCATGTCAAAATATCTAAAGCGAGAGCCCCGAGTGACCTTCACTCCAATCAAATCTCCAACTACTCCCTCTCCACCATCTGGATCCTCGACAGTTCCCAGCCAGGACAAAACTTCGACGGGCGACAAAACGGATTCGAGTGGCTTTTACTCGACCCGTGGTTCCTATCAATTAAGCTCAAGTCTGAAGACGACCTCTGGCGGTGACGACTCCACAGGCTTAGCCAGCAAATATCATTCACCCTCGTCGCCATCTTCGGCCTCAGGTTTGACATCTTACAGTGGAACCAAATATGGCTACACTTCAGCCTCAGATTCGGTCTCACCATCATCGTCGTCGACCTACAGCAAGGCGTCCTCGCCGTCTAAGCCCACCAGCAGCGCTCTAAACAATCTCTCATCGTCAGGATCTGGCACAGCCTCATCCACGTCATCATCGACCAGCCTAGGTCGCAGTTATTTATACCAAACCTCTGATACGCCGCCGAAGACGTCAAGTAATAATTATTCTAGTAACCTAGTTAgtaagcagcagcagcagcaacaataCACAGCAAGCCCAGACCGCAATCAGTATCAGCAGCAAGTTTCGTCAAGTGCTTCAGGCATACCAAGTTACTCGAGCAGTAACGTGTTCTCCAGCAATGGCAGCAATGCCTTGCTCTATGGCACTCTGCCAAAGCACACTCCTGGCTCAAATGGCGGCGGTGGCAATGGAGGAGGCAGTGGCAATGGCAGTAACAGCAGCAGCACGGCAGCGATGTTATCCTCGACAACATCATCCTATTTATCCGATTCAATTGGCACAACAGCCAGTAGCAGTGGAGTCAGTTCAATGGCTGGCTCCGCCAGTAGCTATGACTTCTACACAAATCCTAGTAACACACGTGCGTTTGGTAGTTCCTCGGCAGCAGCCACTGGCAACGGTGGCAGCTCGGGTAATTATCATACGTTAGGTTCATACAGAGTACAGTATTCGTCGACAAATCCATTTTTGGAGGCATTCGACCCAGCTCCGTCAGCGACAACAACAGCATCAAGTTCGAGTTCGACTTCAGTTAGCCATCATTCACATGCATCGAACAATGATCGATCATCGATTATGTTGAGTAATTTTCATTCGGATTCAAAAAATGGCGATGAATATGATGATTTAaagtaa
- the LOC129913491 gene encoding rho GTPase-activating protein 100F isoform X4, with protein sequence MQWKKKFTRLKAATGHSRARRMLCCGRRKENGRSVPDVTASPGRAPPGPLPSNQMQQMGGQQQPRQQGVKEPVLLQGDFRKVSGISSEIFRQIEAVENDHDPNTAAALEAVERRGEMIVRILEPRSIGGKHAVEAAHKLMAKGDARHTVQLVEIVKRPGQTLGLYIREGNGADRTDGVFISRIALESAVYNSGCLRVGDEILAVNLVDVTHMSLDDVVIIMSIPRRLVLAIRQRRGARGTSSPGPPTLSRPEQKPPPVVVIKRDLRDEDLDDADRMPRSRSSRERRTGDGREMTESRSRLGLGLNNYSPQSEQLDLYYNTRANVMQEPPSWGYKPPPPPSVITEQPKSHSFAPSSAYYQNAGTLESLAEKVHSFYPGPSRRMSAGAGVTLAQQHARFPRSGSDQHLPRVEYSDYSSSLGRHSLLRSSLKPGALTSAGGTLGRYGRYEPQSRSSKYGVPPSAASQSLTRRSRPSIDYSSDTEATIGQRPSYYYYNRPAIGSIPRGTTTGILGGNVAPDLAKFNSLPRERPGVRMSGIRPRISDRIMDDADGNLSAPEFTGRRDMRERDLRSRITASPSIFTSDEYRAWLRRAPSSSAIAEQMRLTRDLLSQPRSHRFSCSAENIHDALKNTESIYSSRTGVLTGTLDRHLGMPRPISSLPVRSMSSQHIGGPSSIRSPSIRRMRQLLELSTGPASPSGSILSGGGHQSPAPTPSATLPRSHRQIDINPAEFAKYKLDKPIMDVGGVSGMLWIHLLAGRGLRTAPEINQPGAPQAQSRDLYCVLECDRVHKARTVVRSGDLQFDWDESFELDLVCNKQLDVLVYSWDPQHRHKLCYRGAISLASLLRQSPLHQLALKVEPRGTIYIRLRHTDPITLYKRRGLPSLRAGYPQLFGADLETVVSRESKGAPGSAPVPIVLRRCVEEVERRGLDIIGLYRLCGSATKKRLLREAFERNSRAVELSPEHVPDINVITGVLKDYLRELPEPLFTRCLFQMTVDALAVCLPDDPEGNAKLMLSILDCLPRANRATLVFLLDHLSLVVSASERNKMSAQALATVMGPPLMLHSSSAPPGSDIDHAQPIAVLKYLLQIWPQPQIGGSGMGSLSAVGVSAIVGPSSDRSARRVNRAAWKQSQCVASGQTPATAGQSSAIHFGNQHTIPRPTSSLSHSQHSSVSISSGSVSSIASSLATSGATAPSIGGLSGLSNSRPIATATSRHTLPRQ encoded by the exons gaaaatgGAAGATCAGTTCCTGATGTTACAGCTAGCCCGGGCCGAGCTCCACCTGGGCCGTTGCCATCAAATCAAATGCAACAAATGGGAGGACAACAACAACCGCGACAGCAAGGTGTCAAAGAGCCCGTTCTATTACAAGGTGACTTCCGCAAGGTGTCAGGAATTAGTTCGGAAATATTCCGGCAGATAGAAGCGGTTGAGAATGATCATGATCCAAATACAGCTGCAGCATTGGAA gcCGTTGAGAGGCGTGGTGAGATGATAGTTAGAATTTTAGAACCCCGTAGTATCGGTGGCAAGCATGCCGTCGAAGCTGCTCATAAACTTATGGCAAAGGGTGATGCGAGACATACGGTTCAG ctgGTAGAAATAGTTAAAAGACCTGGCCAAACTCTAGGTCTTTATATACGTGAAGGAAATGGCGCTGATCGAACTGATGGTGTTTTTATATCTCGAATAGCATTGGAATCAGCCGTTTATAATAGTGGATGTCTCAGG GTGGGTGATGAAATATTAGCAGTAAATTTAGTTGATGTGACGCACATGTCCCTGGATGATGTTGTTATTATCATGTCCATTCCACGACGTTTGGTGCTGGCCATTCGACAACGACGTGGTGCTCGTGGTACCAGTTCACCTGGCCCACCAACCCTCTCCCGACCCGAACAAAAGCCACCGCCAGTTGTTGTCATTAAACGCGACCTCAGAGACGAAGACTTAGATGATGCGGATCGCATGCCACGCTCCCGGTCATCACGTGAAAGACGTACAG GTGATGGCAGAGAAATGACAGAGTCACGTTCAAGACTCGGCTTGGGTTTGAATAATTACAGTCCTCAAAGTGAACAACTGGACTTATACTACAACACACGGGCAAATGTTATGCAAGAACCACCCAGTTGGGGCTATAAGCCCCCACCACCACCGTCAGTCATCACCGAACAACCCAAGTCTCATTCATTTGCCCCATCATCAGCCTACTATCAAAATGCTGGCACTTTAGAAAGCCTCGCTGAAAAGGTACACTCCTTCTATCCAGGTCCCTCACGCCGCATGTCAGCCGGAGCCGGAGTCACCCTAGCTCAACAGCATGCCCGTTTTCCACGCAGTGGGTCGGATCAACATCTGCCGCGGGTCGAGTACTCGGATTATTCATCCTCATTGGGTAGGCATTCCTTGCTTAGATCTAGTCTTAAGCCAGGTGCACTTACATCAGCTGGTGGTACCCTAGGTCGCTATGGACGTTATGAACCGCAGTCACGAAGCTCCAAATACGGTGTACCACCCAGTGCTGCCTCGCAGTCGCTTACTCGCAGATCAAGACCATCTATCGACTACTCTAGTGATACAGAGGCAACGATCGGTCAGAGGCCTAGCTACTACTACTACAATCGGCCAGCTATTGGAAGTATACCACGTGGCACTACAACTGGCATACTGGGTGGTAATGTTGCTCCAGATTTGGCCAAATTCAATTCACTGCCCAGGGAACGTCCCGGAGTTCGTATGAGTGGTATAAGACCGCGTATCAGTGATAGAATAATGGACGATGCCGATGGTAATCTTTCTGCCCCGGAATTCACTGGTCGTCGGGATATGCGAGAAAGGGATCTACGAAGTAGGATTACAGCAAGTCCATCGATATTCACTTCGGATGAATATAGGGCTTGGTTGAGACGTGCTCCAAGCAGTTCGGCGATTGCGGAACAGATGCGCCTTACCAGAGACTTGCTTAGCCAACCACGAAGTCATAGGTTCTCCTGCAGTGCAGAAAATATCCATGATGCTTTGAAAAAT ACGGAGAGTATCTATAGCAGTCGAACGGGTGTCCTGACCGGAACTTTGGATCGCCATCTTGGAATGCCCCGACCCATATCTTCCTTGCCGGTTAGATCGATGTCCTCGCAACACATTGGCGGACCCTCGTCAATTCGATCGCCAAGCATTCGACGCATGAGACAACTGCTAGAACTTTCGACAGGCCCCGCCAGTCCAAGCGGAAGTATCCTAAGTGGGGGTGGCCATCAGAGTCCAGCTCCAACTCCAAGCGCAACACTGCCCCGATCACACCGACAGATCGATATAAATCCAGCCGAGTTTGCAAAATACAAACTCGACAAGCCCATCATGGATGTGGGCGGTGTATCGGGTATGCTTTGGATCCATCTTCTCGCTGGACGTGGTTTGCGAACTGCCCCAGAAATCAACCAACCTGGAGCTCCACAAGCACAGAGTCGTGATCTGTATTGTGTTCTGGAGTGTGATCGTGTGCATAAAGCTAGAACGGTCGTCCGATCTGGCGATCTTCAGTTCGATTGGGATGAGTCCTTTGAATTGGACTTGGTGTGCAATAAGCAATTGGATGTGCTCGTCTATTCGTGGGATCCCCAACACAGGCATAAACTTTGTTATCGTGGTGCTATTTCTTTGGCATCTCTCCTGCGACAGTCTCCATTGCATCAGTTGGCTCTGAAAGTTGAACCCCGTGGAACGATTTATATTCGTCTGAGGCATACAGACCCTATTACTCTGTACAAGCGTAGGGGCTTACCAAGTCTTCGGGCTGGCTATCCACAGCTATTCGGAGCTGATTTGGAAACTGTTGTAAGTCGGGAGTCAAAGGGAGCTCCTGGAAGTGCACCAGTTCCAATAGTCTTGCGCCGTTGTGTGGAAGAAGTGGAACGACGTGGTTTGGATATCATCGGATTGTACAGGCTGTGCGGATCAGCTACGAAAAAGAGGCTTCTGCGTGAAGCATTCGAAAGGAACAGTAGAGCAGTCGAATTAAGTCCGGAACATGTTCCTGACATCAATGTCATAACTGGTGTCTTGAAAGACTACCTAAGAGAGCTTCCGGAACCACTGTTCACCAGGTGTCTATTCCAAATGACTGTTGATGCTTTAG CTGTCTGCCTGCCTGATGATCCTGAAGGAAATGCGAAATTAATGCTTAGTATCCTGGATTGTCTACCACGGGCCAATCGG GCCACCCTTGTGTTCCTGCTGGACCATTTGTCATTAGTGGTGTCAGCTTCGGAGCGCAACAAGATGTCAGCTCAAGCCCTCGCCACCGTTATGGGTCCTCCTCTAATGCTTCACTCGTCTAGTGCCCCTCCAGGCTCCGATATTGATCATGCTCAGCCCATAGCCGTTCTGAAGTATCTCCTACAGATCTGGCCTCAACCGCAAATCGGTGGCAGTGGAATGGGTTCCCTGTCGGCTGTGGGAGTCTCGGCTATAGTCGGTCCATCCTCAG ACAGGTCGGCGCGGCGAGTCAACAGGGCAGCGTGGAAGCAAAGTCAATGTGTTGCAAGCGGACAAACACCAGCTACAGCAGGCCAGTCTTCGGCCATCCATTTCGGTAACCAACATACTATCCCAAGGCCAACATCATCTCTCAGCCACAGCCAGCACTCATCTGTATCAATCAGTAGTGGGTCAGTTAGCTCAATCGCCTCGAGCCTTGCAACAAGCGGTGCAACAG cCCCATCAATTGGCGGTCTCAGCGGGCTCAGCAATTCAAGACCAATCGCAACTGCCACTTCCAGGCACACCCTCCCCAGGCAGTAG